The genomic stretch CACCTGCGCTCCGAAGTAGGAGAGCTCGGCCGCTTCATCGTACGAAAGGGTATCGATGGGCACCGCCTCCTTCACGATCTTGGGATCGACGGACATGAAACCGTCCACGTCCTTCCAGATCTCCAATGCATCGGCGTTGAGGACGTTCGCTATGACGGAAGCGGAGTAATCGCTGCCGTTGCGTCCGAAGACCGTGACGTGGCCTTCCGGGGTCCGTCCGAAGAAGCCCGTTACCACCGGCGTCTCGCCACGGTCGAACATGGCCCGCACCTTCGGGCAGACGTGCTTCCGGGTCGCTTCCAGGTCCGCCGTCGCCGCTCCGTACACTCCATCGGTGATGATGCCCAGCTCGTCCGCATCCACTGCCACCGCCTTCACACCTATGTCCTGCAGGGCCGCTGCCACCAGCACGACGGAGAGCCTCTCGCCTAGCGATTGCACGATGTCCTTGGTGCGGGGGGTGAGCTCCTCCAGATAGCAGAAGCCATAGAGCGCTCTCTCCAGGCGCAGGATCTTCTCCTTGACCTTGGCGCAGGCTGCTTTGCGGATGCCTTCGTTGGAGACCGCTTCCTTGAGCAAGGCCACATGCTTCTCCTCCAGGGATTTGATGAAGGCCTCAACGTCCTCTTCCTTCCGAAGCTGGGAGACGAACTGTATCAGCTCTTCTGTGACGCCGGACAAAGCGCTGGCCACCACCACCTTCCATTCGTCGTCGGCGGCGATGATGCGGCAGACCCGTTTCAGAGCCTCGCCGTTCTTCAGCGAGGAACCTCCGAACTTCAGCACTTTCATCGGCCTTTCACCTTCTTGAGCATCTGCAAAGGGGTGTCCTTCACCGCCTTCTCCGCGTCCCTTCGAGGCAGGCCCGCTGCCATGGCGACGTTGATCGCGGTCTCGTAGTCGATGAGATCGGAGGGAGCGTGGGCGTCGGTGTTGACCACCATCTTCGCTCCCGCCTGCAGCGCTAACTTGGCAACATGTCCGTTGGTGGAACTGTGCGATCTGCGTGAGGTGATCTCCAGGACCACGCCATTCTTCTTCGCCAGTTCGACCTCTTCCATGGTGATGAAGCCCGGATGAGCGAGGATGTCCACGTCCGGATTGCTGACCGCGACCAGGTTCGTGCCCTTCTCCACCGGCTCGTTGATCGTCTCCCCGTGGATGACGATGATCTGCGCGCCTTTCCTTCTGGCTTCCGCCACCACTTGGTCTATTCTGCGGACCGGGACGTGGGTGATCTCCACGCCCACGAGCACCTCGATGTTCCATTCACGAGCCAGCTCGGCATCGATCCTGGCCTCGTTGATCAGTCGGTCCAGGTTTGAGAGGGAGGCATGATCAGTGATGGCGATGGCCGTGTGCCCTTTGACGACCGCCCGTCGGGCGAGCTCGATGGGCAGCAGCTCACCGTCGCTGAGCAGGGTGTGACAGTGCAGGTCGATGCGCATCTACTTCCTCCTTTCCGATAGCATGCGGTAGACGTCTTCCAGCGGTATCTCCTTTCCCTCCATGACCACCATCAGGTGGTAGATGAGGTCGGCCACCTCCCACGTCTGCATATGCTTATCCTGGCCTTTGCTCGCCAGGGCGATCTCCGCCGCTTCCTCCACCACCTTCTTCAGCATCTTGTCCTCGTTTTTTAGCAGAGTGGTGGTGTACGAACCCTCGAGCGGATGCTCCTTGCGGTCCTTGATCACCCGCCTCAGCTCCGGCAAGATGGCGGCAGTGCCTTTGAGATCGCCATACAGAACATCTCCAAAGCAAGAGGGGCGCTCCAAATGGCAGGCCACCCCGGTCTGCTTCACCCTCACCAGCAGGCAATCGGCATCGCAATCGGTCTGGATGGAAACGATGTGCTGCACGTTGCCAGAGGTCTCGCCCTTCATCCACAACCTCTGTCGGGAACGGGACCAGAAGTGCGTCTTGCCCGTTTCGATCATCTTGTTGTATGCCTCTAGGTTCGCATGCGCCATCATCAGCACTTCGTTGGTCTCAGAGTCCTGCACTATGACCGGGATCAAGCCTTTCTCGTCGAATTTCAGCGGCAAGGTCATCGC from Methanomassiliicoccales archaeon encodes the following:
- a CDS encoding histidinol phosphate phosphatase domain-containing protein, encoding MRIDLHCHTLLSDGELLPIELARRAVVKGHTAIAITDHASLSNLDRLINEARIDAELAREWNIEVLVGVEITHVPVRRIDQVVAEARRKGAQIIVIHGETINEPVEKGTNLVAVSNPDVDILAHPGFITMEEVELAKKNGVVLEITSRRSHSSTNGHVAKLALQAGAKMVVNTDAHAPSDLIDYETAINVAMAAGLPRRDAEKAVKDTPLQMLKKVKGR
- the hisIE gene encoding bifunctional phosphoribosyl-AMP cyclohydrolase/phosphoribosyl-ATP diphosphatase HisIE, whose protein sequence is MTLPLKFDEKGLIPVIVQDSETNEVLMMAHANLEAYNKMIETGKTHFWSRSRQRLWMKGETSGNVQHIVSIQTDCDADCLLVRVKQTGVACHLERPSCFGDVLYGDLKGTAAILPELRRVIKDRKEHPLEGSYTTTLLKNEDKMLKKVVEEAAEIALASKGQDKHMQTWEVADLIYHLMVVMEGKEIPLEDVYRMLSERRK
- a CDS encoding aspartate kinase, giving the protein MKVLKFGGSSLKNGEALKRVCRIIAADDEWKVVVASALSGVTEELIQFVSQLRKEEDVEAFIKSLEEKHVALLKEAVSNEGIRKAACAKVKEKILRLERALYGFCYLEELTPRTKDIVQSLGERLSVVLVAAALQDIGVKAVAVDADELGIITDGVYGAATADLEATRKHVCPKVRAMFDRGETPVVTGFFGRTPEGHVTVFGRNGSDYSASVIANVLNADALEIWKDVDGFMSVDPKIVKEAVPIDTLSYDEAAELSYFGAQVLHPRTVEPARMKNITIFVKNVFKPEVRGTAIQPSGVQRAQTIKSISFMKNMAIIKVYGAGAGYKAGVMSEISSKLTDAGVNIYSAATSQTCIAFLVSKHDLPLAQDALEESKKGVIEKIETVDDIALLCVVGEGLGYEKGIAARVFSAVASEGVSVNMISAGASLVAYHFTVDRQNLERTIKAIHKEFFSENVPQAS